A segment of the Mangrovimonas sp. YM274 genome:
AGGTTAGTGAGGGGGTGAGCTATAGTGAAAAGATATATAATGAAGAATTTTTAAATGAACTAAAATTCAAATTAGAAGGGATGAATGTTCCTATTATTTCTCAAGAATTGAATAGGCTTTTGGCGAAAAAGACATTTCGCATTACATAGTAAAACAAATAAAATAAAAAGAAAATAGGCTAGGAATAGACTGTTTGTCTTAATGTAAAAGCTCAACTATTAGATAGTTGGGCTTTTTTTTGTTTATGCGAACGGCATGCGAAACCCTTTAGCAGGAGTGATAAAAGTCTAAACTTTGCTCGAGCTAGAAAGAGTTTCTGGCATTAATTAAAATAAGCATTATTATGCATAAACCAATTTTTATGCTTGACGAGGAAGGGATAAATCACCTTGTTGAGCAAATTACCGAGAGGCTACAAAAGACCTCTATTTTTTCAAACAGTGTTAATGAGGATGAGCTCCTTACAATTGATGAGGCTGCCTCTGTTATTAAATTAACAAAGCCTACTGTCTATGGACTGGTCCATAGAAACAAAATTCCCTATAGTAAAAAGGGGAAAAGGTTATACTTCCTAAAATCGGAGTTAATGGAATGGATTGCATCTGGAAAAAGAGCATCTAAATTAGATATCCATTCCAGGGTGGATGAATATCTTGCCAAAAACAGAATTGTTTAATTAAATAAAGCAAATTAAGAATGCAATTCGTAGAAAACAAAAAGGCGTTATCTCAATCTGAGATCAACCAATTGTTCGATAAATTTTTTGTAGATGCCTCAAGGGCTCAAGTGGAGCATGGTCATATTTCACTTGTTTATCGGACAATTCAAAGTTTGATAAATCTAGTTCGTTTGATTTATGGTAAACTACAAAAGGACCCAAGATTTAATTGGGTGATAATTCAAAACGATATTGATGAATTATACCGGAAAGATAATTCTATTAACCAGTATAATATCACCCTAATAATTGAAGAGAGTGATGAACCAAATATAGGTTCACTTGTGTATCTAATTAAAAAATCAACCATATGAAAAAAGAAAGTATAACCATTAGAGTAAGTGAGGAACTAAATCAAGACCTGGAAATCTATGCCATGCTTCACGAAAAACCAAAATCCGAAATTATCAGAGAGGGAATAGAGAATCTTTTAGGAACTAATGTGACTCAAGAGTTAAAGAATGATACTATAGTTAAAATTGAAAACAGACCTAACCTAAATCTAGTACAGTCATTGTCTTTTACTGAACTTATCTTTTGGATTTATAGGAAGCGAGAGGATCCAGAAATAAATGAAGGGACAGAATTTTATATTCAACATATCAAGTTGTTGAGAAAAATGAATAACCATCCTCTTTTTACCCCTGAGATTTTGATTGAGTTTAATAAGGTACTAGCAGAGTTAGAGACCTATGTGTGGGGAGAGGAATGGTATGATAGTGATTTTAGTTTTCCTAAGAATAATCCAGGAGGGTTTGACTATGAAAAATTAGCCTATTTCATGCATACCATAAGATATGATGAAGATAATAATCGGGTCGTTGAAATTGATTGATTTTTAGAGTATGAGAGATAGAGTTATCGACAAATCAGATGATATAGAAGTTGTGTCGTCTGAAAGTATGTTAAATGAAACAATAGAGAGATTGAATTATATAATCTCTCTATTGCCAAATGAATACAGAGATTTAATTGAGCAGGGCTTTTTACATAAAAGAATCCCCAAGGAGTATACTTTGAGTTCTATACTGTATGCAATATCCACAGCAACAGGTCTTACTTTTTTTGTTAAAGGATTGGGGTATAAAAATTATGGTAATTGTTACCATACAATAATAGGAAGCAGAGGAGATGCTAAAACCGAAGCTATTAAATTGGCCATACGCCCGATAAAAGAAATGGATGACAGGGATTATGATGATCACCTCTCTGAAATGGGGAGTTATGAGGAGGAAGAGCCTCCTCCCGTTAGAAAACAAATGTTGATTCAAAATGCGTCAATTGAGGCAGCGTATAAAATTCATTCGGAAAATCCGAATGCAATTGGAATTTCAATGGATGAGATCTATGGGTTGATTGAGAAAATGTCCAGTTCTTCAAGTCGAGATGGTAAAGAATGGAGAAATTTTTTTCTTGAAGGCTATACTAACGGGCATATAGACATATCTCGGAAAACGACCGATAGCTATAGGATTAAGGAAACGTATCCAACACTAATAGGTGGATTACAACATCAATTTCTTCCTTTTCTATTTGCTCACGGCAATTTGGAAAGCGGATTTATAGATAGGCTATTGTTCACCCCAAAGTTAACCCACAGTAATAAGTTAACTTTAGGAGATGTTGATTCTGAAGTACTAGACATGTATGCTTCTTCCATTAAAAATGTATTAGCATACAAAAGGCAAAGTGAAAGACCAGAAGAGACAAACAAGCAGTTTGAAATAACCATGTCTCCTCAAGCTGAAGATAGGCTGTTTAGGTATACGCAGGAATTGATTGTAAGACAAAGTAAGGCGCAATCGATAATTAAGGAGTACATGTCTAAAATGCAGATCTCAATTCAAAAATTATGCATCAATGTCTTTATTATGAAGCATGCCGCCAACTCTACGTTTGGTACTGTCATGGGGGCTGACATAGTGCATTTGGCTATTCAATTAAATGAGTTTTACTTTCTTAATTTTCAGATGCTTTTTGAGCAAGGTTTGAAATCTAAAAATGTATTACCAAAAGTTGAGGATGTAATACAATTGGCAGTGAAAAATAATGCCTCACAAAAGGCGGTAGCTGAAATTACAGGTTTAAACAAAAGTACCATATCAAAAAAATGGCCAAAGAACTAAAAGCAACCTGCAACTGGAAACTCAATTATTTCTTAAACATCGGTTTAAGGGATAGAAAATCAATGCTCTATGAGGATATATTCTATTTTATTGAGTTTCCAGTTTCCAGATGTTATGGTGGTAAAGTGACATGATTTGATTTTATTATCTATGTAATACAAATGTCTTACAAAATGTAATACAATACTGTAAGACAGATTTAAATGCGGACTATATTTGCTACATTCTCTAAGCTCCTATGGAATAAGAACTAACAGAGTTGTTAGTAAGGATTACGGTAATCCTCATAATAATTCTATCCTTTTTTAGTATTTTGGTGCTATAAAATCAACTAGGATGTTTTGCAGCATTTAGGACATGGTTTCTTCCTGCCACATGTATGCAAAAGTATTAGCTTTATCCATAATAGCAGTCATCTTATGTGTTTTATCGTTACTTAAACAAACTTATTGAATGAGGAAAATTTTACACATTTTATTGATTTTTTTTAGCATAACAATTTGTGCTCAAAATGATTTTGCGACTATTAATGTTTATAGAACAAAAGCCTTTACAATAGGGTGTAATGATTGCGTAAAAATTCTTCTTAATGATGTTTATTTAACACCAATTGATAATGGCGGGCATTTAGAATTGAAAATTTTCAATATCAAACCTACAAAACTCACGATAACAGATGGAAAAACTTATAAAGAAGACGTAAGCTTAAATTTGAGGAATGGACAAATTTATTACTTCAAAGTTAAAGCAAGAACACCTAGGGCATTAGGGTTTAGATTAGAAAAAGAAACGAAGCCTGTTACCAAAAAATTAGATTCAGATAGATTTATTGCCTTAAGTGATATGGGGATTTTAGATAATGACTTTTCAAGAAGACCAGATACGGATTGGACAAAGTCAAACCTTAAAAAACACTGGGCAGAAAACGGATCAGAAGATATTGAAGGGATTTATGAGAAAATAGGAACTTCTTTAGAATATGAATTAGCTGTATTAAAGGAACAAAATGAATACAAGATAATTTATCTCTCAGGAGCTAGTGGAACCAACTGGAATGAAGGTGATATAAAAGCTACTTTAATTAAAACCGCCCAATTTGGTATTTTCAAAGCAGACTGGTTTATGTTAAATAAATCATACAACAAAGACATAATTCTCTCTTTTGATAAAGCTACAATGTCTTGTTTATCTGAAAATGGGAGGGACAAAGACATGTATCTGAAAATTTATCCGACATATGATGAAGCAAGTAATTCATTAACAACTGAATGGAAAAGTTCGGGAACAGGATTTTTTATCGATAAAAAAGGCTATTTAGTTACTAATTACCATGTGGTTAATGAAGGGAATGTTTTTGAAGTTGATCTAACAATTAAAGGAAAAACAAAATCATACGAAGCGGAAATAATAAGTACAGACCGACAAAATGATTTGGCTATTTTAAAAATCACAAGTTCTGATTTCGAGCCATTGGATAATTTAAATTACAATTTTAACACGAACATTCAGGATGTTGGTTCTTCTGTTTTTGCTCTTGGCTATCCTTTAACTCAAATAATGGGAAACGAAATAAAATTTACGGATGGAAAAATAAGTTCTAAATCTGGATTTCAAGGAGATATTACTACATATCAAATTTCTGTTCCAATACAACCTGGAAATAGTGGGGGGCCTTTGTT
Coding sequences within it:
- a CDS encoding DUF3987 domain-containing protein produces the protein MRDRVIDKSDDIEVVSSESMLNETIERLNYIISLLPNEYRDLIEQGFLHKRIPKEYTLSSILYAISTATGLTFFVKGLGYKNYGNCYHTIIGSRGDAKTEAIKLAIRPIKEMDDRDYDDHLSEMGSYEEEEPPPVRKQMLIQNASIEAAYKIHSENPNAIGISMDEIYGLIEKMSSSSSRDGKEWRNFFLEGYTNGHIDISRKTTDSYRIKETYPTLIGGLQHQFLPFLFAHGNLESGFIDRLLFTPKLTHSNKLTLGDVDSEVLDMYASSIKNVLAYKRQSERPEETNKQFEITMSPQAEDRLFRYTQELIVRQSKAQSIIKEYMSKMQISIQKLCINVFIMKHAANSTFGTVMGADIVHLAIQLNEFYFLNFQMLFEQGLKSKNVLPKVEDVIQLAVKNNASQKAVAEITGLNKSTISKKWPKN
- a CDS encoding helix-turn-helix domain-containing protein; the encoded protein is MLDEEGINHLVEQITERLQKTSIFSNSVNEDELLTIDEAASVIKLTKPTVYGLVHRNKIPYSKKGKRLYFLKSELMEWIASGKRASKLDIHSRVDEYLAKNRIV
- a CDS encoding ribbon-helix-helix domain-containing protein codes for the protein MKKESITIRVSEELNQDLEIYAMLHEKPKSEIIREGIENLLGTNVTQELKNDTIVKIENRPNLNLVQSLSFTELIFWIYRKREDPEINEGTEFYIQHIKLLRKMNNHPLFTPEILIEFNKVLAELETYVWGEEWYDSDFSFPKNNPGGFDYEKLAYFMHTIRYDEDNNRVVEID
- a CDS encoding S1C family serine protease produces the protein MRKILHILLIFFSITICAQNDFATINVYRTKAFTIGCNDCVKILLNDVYLTPIDNGGHLELKIFNIKPTKLTITDGKTYKEDVSLNLRNGQIYYFKVKARTPRALGFRLEKETKPVTKKLDSDRFIALSDMGILDNDFSRRPDTDWTKSNLKKHWAENGSEDIEGIYEKIGTSLEYELAVLKEQNEYKIIYLSGASGTNWNEGDIKATLIKTAQFGIFKADWFMLNKSYNKDIILSFDKATMSCLSENGRDKDMYLKIYPTYDEASNSLTTEWKSSGTGFFIDKKGYLVTNYHVVNEGNVFEVDLTIKGKTKSYEAEIISTDRQNDLAILKITSSDFEPLDNLNYNFNTNIQDVGSSVFALGYPLTQIMGNEIKFTDGKISSKSGFQGDITTYQISVPIQPGNSGGPLFDEKGNLVGITSSGINKQLADNANYAIKTSYLKLLVDSTDNKIDLPNNSTLESKGLTDQIKTLSEYVVMIKVK